One genomic window of Corynebacterium massiliense DSM 45435 includes the following:
- the pyrR gene encoding bifunctional pyr operon transcriptional regulator/uracil phosphoribosyltransferase PyrR, which produces MSDVTDQSAGTEILGAADVERTIARITHEIIEKNALDSADGNTVVLLGIPSGGVPLAKRLSENIKAFSGTEVGLGAIDTTLYRDDLRNTSHRALRPTHIPDSGIDGATVILVDDVLYSGRTIRAALDGLRDLGRPAMVQLAVLVDRGHRELPIRADYVGKNLPTSKSEKVTVSLRELDGVDAVTLHRKGEK; this is translated from the coding sequence ATGAGTGACGTGACTGACCAGTCTGCAGGGACCGAGATCCTGGGCGCTGCGGACGTCGAGCGCACCATCGCGCGCATCACGCACGAAATCATCGAGAAAAATGCTCTCGATTCGGCTGACGGAAATACAGTCGTTCTACTTGGTATTCCCTCCGGAGGCGTACCGCTCGCTAAACGCTTGAGCGAAAACATTAAGGCCTTTTCCGGTACGGAGGTTGGCCTCGGTGCCATCGATACGACGCTTTACCGCGATGACCTGCGGAACACGTCGCACCGTGCGCTTCGCCCCACTCACATCCCTGATTCCGGTATTGACGGTGCCACCGTCATCCTGGTGGATGACGTCCTTTACTCCGGGCGCACCATTCGCGCGGCCCTCGACGGCCTGCGCGACCTCGGCCGCCCGGCCATGGTCCAGCTCGCGGTCCTGGTTGACCGCGGCCACCGTGAACTGCCTATTCGCGCCGACTACGTGGGCAAGAACCTGCCGACTTCCAAGTCGGAGAAGGTCACCGTTTCCCTCCGTGAACTCGACGGAGTCGACGCCGTAACGCTCCACCGGAAGGGAGAAAAGTAA
- a CDS encoding aspartate carbamoyltransferase catalytic subunit, with protein MKHLLSISDLSREEIVGLMDEADRFHEALDGREVKQVPALRGRVVYNLFYENSTRTSASFEAAGKALSANVMKISASSSSVQKGESLRDTGLTLRALGADAIVMRHPNSGAAQHLAEAIAPNGNGPSVINAGDGQHQHPTQALLDAVTARRRLGDLSGAKFLLVGDCLHSRVVRSDVEIFTALGAEVVLVAPPTLLPVGVENWPVTVSYDLDAELATADAVMMLRVQEERMKGGFFPSAREYSELYGLSEERSAKMRDGAIVMHPGPIIRGKEIGFNVADEEKSTILEQVATGVEARMSVLYTLLSTDAND; from the coding sequence GTGAAGCACCTCCTGAGCATCTCTGACCTGTCCCGCGAAGAAATCGTGGGACTCATGGACGAAGCAGACCGCTTCCACGAGGCCCTGGACGGCCGGGAAGTCAAGCAGGTCCCGGCCCTGCGCGGCCGGGTTGTCTACAACCTGTTCTACGAAAACTCGACGCGCACCAGCGCCTCCTTCGAGGCCGCCGGCAAGGCGTTGAGCGCGAACGTGATGAAGATTTCGGCGAGCTCCTCGTCGGTGCAGAAGGGCGAGTCCCTGCGCGATACGGGCTTGACGCTGCGTGCGCTGGGCGCGGACGCCATCGTCATGCGCCACCCCAACTCCGGTGCGGCGCAGCACCTCGCGGAGGCCATCGCCCCGAACGGTAACGGCCCGAGCGTCATCAACGCCGGTGACGGCCAGCACCAGCACCCGACGCAGGCGCTTCTCGATGCCGTGACCGCCCGCCGCCGCCTCGGCGACCTGTCCGGCGCCAAGTTCCTCCTGGTCGGCGACTGCCTGCACTCCCGCGTGGTCCGCTCCGATGTGGAGATTTTCACCGCGCTCGGCGCCGAGGTTGTCCTCGTCGCCCCGCCGACGCTGCTGCCGGTGGGCGTGGAGAACTGGCCGGTAACCGTCTCCTACGACTTGGACGCAGAGCTGGCCACCGCGGACGCCGTCATGATGCTGCGCGTCCAGGAAGAGCGCATGAAGGGCGGCTTCTTCCCGTCCGCGCGCGAGTACTCCGAGCTCTACGGCCTGTCGGAGGAGCGCTCCGCCAAGATGCGCGACGGTGCCATCGTCATGCACCCTGGCCCGATCATCCGCGGCAAGGAAATCGGCTTCAACGTCGCAGACGAAGAGAAGTCGACCATTCTCGAGCAGGTTGCCACCGGCGTCGAAGCACGCATGTCGGTGCTCTACACCCTGCTGTCCACGGACGCTAACGACTAA
- the argF gene encoding ornithine carbamoyltransferase: MPVSLSGRHFLKLLDYTPEEIRYLIKLSKEFKNLKLTGTPHRYLEGKNIVLLFEKTSTRTRCAFEVAGMDLGMGVTYLDPGSSQMGKKESIEDTARVLGRMYDGIEYRGFAQEIVEDLAANAGVPVWNGLTTEFHPTQMIADMLTIEENFPQGLKGLKFVFMGDAQNNVANSLMVVCAKLGMHFVACGPQEQMPKDDLVSEAKRIAEETGGSVTLTEDVDEAAKDAHVIYTDIWVSMGEPDDIWESRIKLLEPYRVTQEVMDKADDDAIFMHCLPSFHDTKTTIGKDISEKFGVSEMEVTDDVFESTKSKVFDEAENRMHTIKAVMYATLS, encoded by the coding sequence ATGCCTGTTAGCCTGAGCGGCCGTCACTTCCTGAAGCTCCTCGACTACACCCCGGAAGAGATCCGTTACCTGATCAAGCTCTCCAAGGAATTCAAGAACCTGAAGCTGACGGGTACCCCGCACCGCTACCTCGAGGGCAAGAACATCGTTCTCCTCTTCGAGAAGACCTCCACCCGTACCCGCTGCGCCTTCGAGGTCGCCGGTATGGACCTCGGCATGGGCGTCACCTACCTCGATCCGGGCAGCTCCCAGATGGGCAAGAAGGAGTCCATCGAGGACACCGCTCGCGTCCTGGGCCGTATGTACGACGGCATCGAGTACCGCGGCTTCGCCCAGGAGATTGTCGAGGATCTGGCTGCTAACGCCGGCGTCCCGGTCTGGAACGGTCTGACCACCGAGTTCCACCCGACCCAGATGATCGCCGACATGCTCACCATCGAGGAGAACTTCCCGCAGGGTCTGAAGGGCCTGAAGTTCGTCTTCATGGGCGATGCTCAGAACAACGTCGCAAACTCCCTCATGGTTGTGTGCGCCAAGCTGGGCATGCACTTCGTTGCGTGCGGCCCGCAGGAGCAGATGCCGAAGGACGACCTGGTGTCCGAGGCAAAGCGCATCGCCGAGGAGACCGGCGGCTCCGTCACCCTGACCGAGGACGTCGACGAGGCTGCCAAGGACGCCCACGTCATCTACACCGACATCTGGGTTTCCATGGGCGAGCCGGACGACATCTGGGAGTCCCGCATCAAGCTCCTCGAGCCGTACCGCGTCACCCAGGAAGTCATGGACAAGGCCGACGACGACGCCATCTTCATGCACTGCCTGCCGTCCTTCCACGACACCAAGACCACCATCGGCAAGGACATCTCCGAGAAGTTCGGCGTCTCCGAGATGGAGGTCACCGACGACGTCTTCGAGTCCACGAAGTCCAAGGTCTTCGACGAGGCCGAGAACCGCATGCACACCATCAAGGCTGTCATGTACGCCACCCTGTCCTAG
- the arcC gene encoding carbamate kinase produces the protein MADTKRIVVALGGNALGKTPEEQLQLIKDTAVSLVNMIEAGHEVMITHGNGPQVGMIKVATDEAAKNGSSPTIPFAECGAMSQGYIGYHLAQALDNELNKRKIDREVSSIVTQTVVDEKDPAFENPTKPVGAMLTKEEADKAAAETGNKYVEDSGRGWRWVVASPRPTRVVESKVIDSLMKDNIVVIASGGGGIPVVEREDGLSGVPAVIDKDLSASLLARQIDADQLVILTAVENIAVNFNKPDEKQLDEVTVEEMRKHADDGQFAPGSMLPKVEACLEFVESGDARSAIVTSLEKAGEALDGKAGTHIVNK, from the coding sequence ATGGCTGACACCAAACGTATTGTTGTCGCTCTCGGCGGCAACGCCCTAGGTAAGACCCCCGAAGAGCAGCTCCAGCTCATCAAAGACACCGCCGTCTCCCTGGTCAACATGATCGAGGCTGGCCACGAGGTCATGATCACCCACGGCAACGGTCCGCAGGTGGGCATGATCAAGGTCGCTACCGACGAGGCAGCCAAGAATGGTTCCTCTCCGACCATTCCGTTCGCCGAGTGTGGCGCAATGTCTCAGGGCTACATCGGCTACCACCTCGCACAGGCGCTCGACAACGAGCTGAACAAGCGCAAGATCGACCGCGAGGTCTCCTCGATTGTCACCCAGACCGTCGTCGACGAGAAGGACCCGGCATTCGAGAACCCGACCAAGCCGGTCGGCGCGATGCTCACCAAGGAAGAGGCCGACAAGGCTGCCGCAGAAACCGGCAACAAGTACGTTGAGGATTCCGGCCGCGGCTGGCGCTGGGTTGTTGCGTCCCCGCGCCCGACCCGCGTCGTGGAGAGCAAGGTCATTGACTCCCTGATGAAGGACAACATCGTCGTCATCGCTTCCGGCGGCGGCGGCATCCCGGTTGTCGAGCGCGAGGACGGCCTGAGCGGCGTCCCGGCGGTCATCGATAAGGATCTCTCCGCTTCCCTGCTGGCCCGCCAGATCGATGCAGACCAGCTGGTCATCCTCACCGCGGTGGAAAACATCGCCGTGAACTTCAACAAGCCGGATGAAAAGCAGCTGGACGAGGTCACCGTCGAAGAGATGCGCAAGCACGCCGACGATGGCCAGTTCGCCCCCGGCTCGATGCTCCCGAAGGTCGAGGCCTGCCTGGAGTTCGTCGAGTCTGGCGATGCCCGCTCCGCCATCGTCACCTCCCTGGAGAAGGCTGGCGAGGCTCTCGATGGCAAGGCTGGCACCCACATCGTGAACAAGTAG
- the crtI gene encoding phytoene desaturase family protein: MPESVIVIGAGVAGLATAGLLARRGVAVTVIDKLGEVGGRAGELSADGFRWDTGPSWYLMPEAFDHFFAQMGTQTADVLDLVDLDPAYRIYGPRGHRADVRSGVDNVAALFDAVEPGAGARVRDYLARAEDTYRVALQHFLYTTFRAPLALAHRDIRRRLGVLADLLVHSLASYVARQFTHPLLQQILTYPAVFLSTEPSRAPALYSLLSHTDLGDAVRYPQGGFAAVVQAMAALAREAGASFELGAEVTEILTVPTGRTGMLGSRGRRGSRAVGVRVRQGGTTRVLYADAVVSAADLHHTETQLLPRKLQTYPERYWSPRDPGMGTVLILLGVKGELPELAHHTFLFSEDWTDDFRAVFHRANVRRANARRAHLDRVGEQQSPKAHSESIYISRTSATDPTAAPAGHDNLFVLVPCPPDADLGHGDAYGHTTDPGVADIADAVIDQIASWTGVADLRERIVTHRTIGPADFAGRYHAWRAGSIGPAHTLRQSAFLRGQNASRKVAGLYYAGATTLPGVGVPMCLISAENVVKRMLGDRSSAPLGLSLGLYPADKSC; this comes from the coding sequence CTGCCGGAGTCCGTCATCGTCATCGGCGCGGGCGTGGCGGGGTTGGCCACCGCCGGCTTGTTGGCGCGGCGTGGGGTGGCGGTGACGGTCATCGACAAGCTGGGCGAGGTCGGCGGCCGTGCCGGGGAGCTTTCCGCCGACGGGTTTCGGTGGGACACCGGCCCGTCGTGGTACCTCATGCCGGAGGCGTTCGACCACTTCTTCGCGCAGATGGGCACCCAGACCGCGGACGTGCTCGACCTGGTGGACCTCGACCCCGCCTACCGCATCTATGGCCCCCGCGGGCACCGCGCCGACGTGCGCTCCGGCGTGGACAACGTCGCCGCGCTTTTCGATGCCGTGGAGCCCGGCGCCGGTGCCCGCGTACGCGACTACCTCGCACGGGCGGAAGACACCTACCGCGTGGCGCTGCAGCACTTCCTCTACACCACGTTCCGCGCCCCGCTAGCGCTCGCGCACCGCGACATACGCCGCCGCCTCGGCGTCTTGGCGGACCTGCTCGTCCACTCCCTGGCTAGCTACGTCGCCCGCCAGTTCACCCACCCGCTGCTCCAGCAGATCCTCACGTACCCGGCGGTGTTCCTGTCCACCGAGCCATCCCGCGCACCGGCGCTGTATTCGCTACTCAGCCACACCGATCTTGGCGATGCCGTGCGCTACCCCCAGGGAGGTTTCGCCGCGGTGGTGCAGGCGATGGCCGCGCTGGCGCGGGAGGCCGGCGCATCCTTCGAACTCGGCGCAGAGGTCACGGAGATTCTCACGGTGCCGACGGGACGGACCGGAATGCTGGGCAGCCGTGGAAGGCGGGGCAGCCGGGCCGTGGGCGTGCGGGTACGGCAAGGCGGAACCACCCGGGTGCTGTACGCGGACGCGGTGGTCTCCGCGGCCGACCTGCACCACACCGAAACGCAACTTCTGCCCCGGAAGCTGCAGACGTATCCGGAGCGCTATTGGTCCCCGCGCGACCCGGGGATGGGCACCGTCCTTATCCTCCTGGGTGTCAAAGGCGAGCTGCCGGAGCTGGCGCACCACACGTTCCTGTTCAGCGAGGACTGGACCGATGACTTCCGGGCGGTCTTCCACCGCGCAAACGTCCGCCGCGCGAACGCCCGCCGCGCACACCTCGACCGCGTAGGCGAACAGCAGTCTCCGAAAGCGCACTCGGAATCCATCTACATCTCGCGTACGAGCGCCACGGATCCCACCGCGGCGCCGGCGGGCCACGACAACCTCTTCGTGCTCGTGCCCTGCCCGCCGGACGCTGACCTCGGCCACGGCGACGCCTACGGTCACACGACCGATCCGGGCGTTGCGGACATCGCCGATGCGGTCATCGACCAGATCGCCTCCTGGACGGGGGTTGCGGACCTGCGGGAGCGCATCGTCACGCACCGCACCATCGGCCCGGCCGACTTTGCCGGTCGCTACCACGCCTGGCGGGCCGGGTCCATCGGGCCGGCGCACACGCTACGGCAATCGGCGTTTTTGCGCGGCCAGAACGCCTCCCGGAAGGTGGCGGGCCTCTACTACGCCGGGGCAACCACGCTGCCGGGCGTGGGTGTTCCCATGTGCCTCATTTCGGCCGAGAACGTGGTCAAACGCATGCTGGGGGACCGTTCGTCCGCACCGCTGGGGCTTTCGCTGGGGCTTTACCCGGCGGATAAATCGTGCTAG
- a CDS encoding phytoene/squalene synthase family protein — protein sequence MHLRRYDTAAQRAARQVIDTYSTSFSLATRLLRGRVRTDIANLYAMVRIADEMVDGTAREAGDGAAAIRRRLDAYEDQVIAAPTERFHTDPVLHAYAITARRCELADAHVHAFFASMRWDIDKQSYSPQHFSDYIYGSAEAIGLMCLQIFLTGREVSDSERAEMNRGARRLGAAFQKVNFLRDLGEDSHELNRTYFPELVDTPLDGPTKDRLVADIRADLAAAQRAIALLPRDARLGVQAAADIFAALTDRLDRLSPADVAHPSSRVRVPNAEKTLIAARAVKKVIR from the coding sequence ATGCATCTTCGGCGTTATGACACCGCGGCCCAGCGCGCCGCCAGGCAGGTCATCGACACCTATTCCACCAGCTTTTCCCTGGCCACGCGCCTGCTGCGCGGCCGGGTCCGCACCGACATCGCGAACCTGTATGCCATGGTGCGCATCGCCGACGAGATGGTCGACGGGACCGCGCGCGAAGCAGGTGACGGTGCCGCGGCCATTCGCCGGCGCCTCGATGCGTACGAAGATCAAGTTATTGCCGCGCCGACCGAGCGTTTCCACACCGACCCGGTGCTACATGCCTACGCCATCACGGCGCGGCGCTGCGAGCTTGCCGATGCCCACGTGCACGCGTTTTTCGCCTCGATGCGGTGGGACATCGACAAGCAGTCGTACTCGCCGCAGCACTTTTCGGACTACATCTACGGCTCCGCCGAGGCCATCGGGCTCATGTGCCTGCAAATCTTTTTGACCGGCAGGGAGGTGTCCGACAGCGAGCGGGCCGAGATGAATCGCGGCGCGCGCCGCCTCGGCGCGGCGTTTCAAAAGGTGAACTTCCTGCGCGATCTGGGGGAAGACTCGCACGAATTGAACCGGACGTATTTTCCGGAACTCGTGGACACACCCCTGGATGGACCAACCAAGGATCGTCTAGTGGCGGACATCCGCGCCGATCTCGCCGCAGCCCAGCGCGCCATTGCGCTCTTGCCGCGCGATGCCCGGCTCGGGGTGCAGGCCGCCGCTGACATCTTCGCGGCGCTGACCGATCGCCTGGACCGCCTCAGCCCTGCTGACGTTGCCCATCCCTCCTCGCGGGTGCGGGTGCCTAACGCGGAAAAGACACTCATCGCCGCCCGGGCGGTAAAGAAGGTGATCCGGTGA
- a CDS encoding YfcC family protein: MTDEVSRPSSGPGQNPEEERVLHSDTATSTKVRKDEEVKPEAEADTTAAENSTGKKKKRKGLNVPSAFTILFFLTLLAAIATWIIPSGAYAKVGYEGGNMVLTHPNGDTEELPATQDTLSDLGMDLPIDQFTSGNITDAVSVPNSYESLPKNPAGIADIPVAMVNGTIEAVDIMVFILVLGGLIGVVRATGAFESGLLALTKKTKGHEFALVFLVSIFMVLGGSLCGLEEEAVAFYPILVPIFLAMGYDSMICVGAIFLAGSMGSAFSTINPFSVVIASNAAGTTFTEGLWWRIGGAIFAAAVVIGYLYWYSQKIKKDPTASYSYEDKEKFEKQWSMASSQEDIPPFTLTRKIILTLFVLAFPTMVWGVMAQGWWFPAMAAMFLTIAIVIMVLVLFSKDNKLDEKQLTDAFVEGASSLVGVSLIIGLARGINIIMNDGLISDTMLNASTNLVSGMSGPLFILIMLVIFFLLGFVVPSSSGLAVLAMPIMAPLADAVDIPRWIIVCAYQWGQYSMLFLAPTGLIMATLAMLNMKFQHWVRFVWPMVVFLFVFGGILLVTQVLIYGGA, translated from the coding sequence ATGACTGACGAAGTCTCGCGGCCATCGTCCGGCCCCGGCCAGAATCCCGAAGAGGAACGCGTCTTACACTCCGATACCGCCACCTCGACCAAGGTGCGGAAAGACGAGGAGGTAAAGCCGGAGGCTGAGGCGGACACCACCGCCGCCGAGAACTCGACGGGGAAGAAGAAAAAGCGCAAGGGCCTCAACGTCCCGAGCGCGTTTACCATTCTGTTCTTCCTCACCTTGCTCGCCGCGATCGCCACCTGGATCATCCCGTCCGGTGCGTACGCCAAGGTTGGCTACGAGGGCGGCAACATGGTGCTCACCCACCCGAACGGTGACACCGAGGAGCTACCGGCTACCCAGGACACCCTGTCGGACCTGGGCATGGACCTGCCGATTGACCAGTTCACCTCGGGCAACATCACCGACGCGGTGTCGGTGCCGAACTCGTACGAGTCCCTGCCCAAGAACCCGGCGGGCATTGCCGACATCCCGGTCGCGATGGTCAACGGCACCATCGAAGCCGTCGACATCATGGTCTTCATCCTGGTCCTCGGCGGTCTTATCGGCGTTGTCCGCGCCACCGGCGCGTTCGAGTCCGGCCTGCTGGCGCTGACCAAGAAGACGAAGGGCCACGAGTTCGCTCTGGTCTTCCTGGTGTCGATCTTTATGGTCCTGGGCGGCTCGCTCTGCGGCCTGGAGGAGGAGGCCGTCGCCTTCTACCCCATCCTGGTGCCCATCTTCCTGGCCATGGGCTACGACTCAATGATCTGTGTGGGTGCCATCTTCCTCGCGGGTTCGATGGGCTCGGCGTTCTCGACCATTAACCCGTTCTCCGTGGTGATCGCGTCGAATGCGGCAGGCACCACGTTCACCGAGGGCCTCTGGTGGCGTATCGGCGGCGCCATCTTCGCTGCCGCCGTGGTCATCGGCTACCTCTACTGGTACTCCCAGAAGATCAAGAAGGACCCGACTGCCTCCTACTCCTACGAGGACAAGGAGAAGTTTGAAAAGCAGTGGTCCATGGCGTCCTCGCAGGAAGACATCCCGCCGTTCACGCTGACGCGCAAGATCATCCTGACGCTATTCGTGCTCGCGTTCCCGACGATGGTGTGGGGCGTTATGGCCCAGGGCTGGTGGTTCCCGGCCATGGCCGCGATGTTCCTGACCATCGCCATCGTCATCATGGTCCTGGTGCTGTTCAGCAAGGACAACAAGCTGGATGAAAAGCAGCTCACCGACGCTTTTGTCGAAGGCGCGTCCAGCCTGGTCGGCGTCTCGCTGATCATCGGCCTGGCCCGCGGCATCAACATCATCATGAACGATGGTCTGATTTCGGACACGATGCTCAACGCCTCGACCAATCTGGTTTCCGGCATGAGCGGCCCGCTGTTCATCCTCATCATGCTGGTCATCTTCTTCCTGCTGGGCTTCGTGGTTCCGTCCTCGTCCGGCCTGGCCGTGCTGGCGATGCCGATCATGGCCCCGCTTGCCGATGCCGTGGACATCCCGCGCTGGATCATCGTCTGCGCTTACCAGTGGGGTCAGTACTCCATGCTGTTCCTCGCCCCGACCGGCCTGATCATGGCCACGCTGGCGATGCTGAACATGAAGTTCCAACACTGGGTGCGCTTCGTCTGGCCGATGGTGGTCTTCCTGTTCGTCTTCGGCGGCATCCTGCTGGTGACCCAGGTGCTTATCTACGGCGGCGCATAA
- a CDS encoding dihydroorotase: MTNTSYPATGQTAPAAQGTLLIKNVRPYGESDPVNVLVEDGVIKDLNAAADATADRDLDGKGGVLLPGLVDLHVHLREPGNEAAEDIASGSAAAARGGFTAVFAMANNDPVTDSPATAENMWNRGQAVGLCDVHPIGSITQGLEGKKLTEMGLMARSGAKVRMFSDDGKCVNDPQVMRRAIEYARGTDVLLAQHAEDHRLTEGATAHEGTTAGRLGLRGWPRTAEESVIARDIMLARDYRGRVHFCHVSSEGSLELIRSAKDKDIPVTAEVTPHHLLLDDEVLNTYSALYRVNPPLREKSDVEKLRAALLDGTIDVVATDHAPHTDADKACEFELARPGMLGLETSLAIIAKLFVETGDADWRWVARVMSERPAEIARIPDHGRPIAVGEPANLTVVNDNEDWEVNADELASKARNTPYAGHRFGARVAATVLRGNVTHNT; this comes from the coding sequence ATGACGAACACTTCCTACCCGGCCACCGGCCAGACCGCGCCTGCGGCACAGGGCACCCTGCTCATCAAGAACGTCCGCCCCTACGGCGAATCCGACCCGGTCAACGTCTTGGTGGAAGACGGCGTTATCAAGGACCTGAACGCCGCCGCTGACGCCACCGCCGACCGCGACCTGGACGGCAAGGGCGGCGTCCTGCTGCCGGGCCTGGTGGACCTGCACGTCCACCTGCGCGAGCCGGGCAACGAGGCCGCCGAGGACATCGCTTCCGGTTCCGCGGCCGCCGCCCGCGGCGGCTTCACCGCCGTCTTTGCGATGGCCAACAACGACCCGGTCACCGACTCCCCCGCCACCGCGGAAAACATGTGGAACCGCGGCCAGGCGGTCGGCCTGTGCGACGTCCACCCGATCGGCTCCATCACCCAGGGCCTGGAGGGCAAGAAGCTCACCGAGATGGGGCTTATGGCGCGCTCCGGCGCCAAGGTGCGCATGTTCTCCGACGACGGCAAGTGCGTTAACGACCCGCAGGTCATGCGCCGCGCCATCGAGTACGCCCGCGGCACTGACGTGCTACTCGCCCAGCACGCGGAGGACCACCGCCTCACCGAGGGCGCGACCGCCCACGAGGGCACCACCGCCGGCCGTCTGGGCCTGCGCGGCTGGCCGCGCACCGCCGAGGAGTCCGTCATCGCCCGCGACATCATGCTCGCGCGCGACTACCGCGGCCGCGTGCACTTTTGCCACGTCTCCTCCGAGGGTTCCCTGGAACTCATCCGCAGCGCGAAGGACAAGGACATCCCGGTCACGGCCGAGGTGACTCCGCACCACCTGCTGCTGGACGATGAAGTGCTCAACACCTACAGCGCCCTCTACCGCGTCAACCCGCCGCTGCGCGAGAAGTCCGACGTGGAAAAGCTGCGCGCCGCCCTGTTGGACGGCACCATCGACGTGGTGGCCACCGACCACGCCCCGCACACCGACGCCGACAAGGCCTGCGAGTTCGAGCTCGCCCGCCCGGGCATGCTGGGGCTGGAGACGTCGCTGGCTATCATCGCCAAGCTGTTCGTGGAGACCGGCGACGCTGACTGGCGCTGGGTCGCCCGCGTCATGTCGGAGCGCCCCGCGGAAATTGCCCGCATCCCGGATCACGGCCGCCCGATTGCCGTGGGCGAGCCGGCCAACCTCACCGTCGTCAACGACAACGAGGACTGGGAAGTCAACGCGGACGAGCTGGCGTCCAAGGCGCGGAACACCCCGTACGCTGGCCACCGTTTCGGTGCCCGCGTCGCGGCCACCGTTCTGCGCGGAAACGTGACGCATAACACGTAA
- the lysS gene encoding lysine--tRNA ligase, giving the protein MSNQKNTEANDIPEQLRIRREKRARLLESGADPYPVSVDRTISLADLRAKYAVVQQDADQDGEAAASAQQDVHVTYLEPGQETEDEVAIAGRLIFMRNTGKLCFATLQDGDGTQMQAMLSLAEVGEERLAAWKSDVDLGDFISVSGKVVASRRGELSVMAREWTMASKSLRPLPVSFAEMAEDTRVRQRYNDLIMREEARKNAMTRVKVLRALRNYLEGNEFVEIETPMLQTLHGGAAARPFVTHSNALDIDLYLRIAPELFLKRAVVGGIDRVFEINRNFRNEGIDKSHSPEFAMLETYQAWGDYETGARLIREGIQSVAQEVFGSHKVTLADGTGYDFGGESWPEIEMYPSLNEALQRKFPGQPEVTIESSVEELKQLADVIGLDVPENGGWGHGKLVEEIWEVLCEDQLEGPIFVKNFPVETSPLVRSHRSQPGVTEKWDLYVRGFELATGYSELVDPVVQRERFEDQARLAAGGDDEAMVLDEDFLASMEQGMPPTSGTGMGIDRLLMALTGLGIRETVLFPIVKPEA; this is encoded by the coding sequence GTGAGCAACCAGAAGAACACCGAAGCAAACGACATCCCCGAGCAGCTGCGCATCCGCCGCGAGAAGCGTGCCCGGCTTCTCGAATCCGGCGCCGACCCGTACCCGGTGAGCGTGGATCGCACCATCTCCCTGGCTGACCTGCGCGCCAAGTACGCGGTGGTGCAGCAGGACGCGGACCAAGACGGCGAGGCCGCTGCCTCCGCCCAGCAGGATGTACACGTCACCTACCTGGAGCCCGGGCAGGAGACCGAGGACGAGGTGGCTATCGCCGGCCGCCTTATCTTTATGCGCAACACCGGCAAGCTCTGCTTCGCCACCCTGCAGGACGGCGACGGCACCCAGATGCAGGCGATGCTCTCGCTCGCCGAGGTGGGCGAGGAGCGCCTCGCGGCGTGGAAGTCCGACGTAGACCTGGGTGACTTCATCTCGGTGAGCGGCAAGGTCGTCGCTTCCCGCCGCGGCGAGCTGTCCGTCATGGCCCGCGAGTGGACCATGGCGTCGAAGTCGCTGCGCCCGCTGCCGGTCTCGTTTGCGGAGATGGCAGAAGACACCCGCGTCCGCCAGCGCTACAACGACCTCATCATGCGCGAAGAGGCCCGCAAGAACGCCATGACCCGCGTGAAGGTCCTGCGCGCGCTGCGCAACTACCTGGAGGGCAACGAGTTCGTGGAGATCGAGACCCCGATGCTCCAGACCCTTCACGGCGGCGCCGCGGCGCGTCCGTTTGTCACCCACTCCAACGCGCTGGACATCGACCTCTACCTGCGCATCGCGCCGGAGCTCTTCCTCAAGCGCGCCGTGGTGGGCGGCATCGACCGCGTCTTCGAGATCAACCGCAACTTCCGCAACGAGGGCATCGACAAGTCGCACTCGCCGGAGTTCGCCATGCTGGAGACCTACCAGGCATGGGGCGACTACGAGACCGGCGCGCGCCTCATCCGCGAGGGCATCCAGTCCGTGGCCCAGGAGGTCTTCGGCTCCCACAAGGTCACGCTCGCGGACGGCACCGGGTACGACTTCGGCGGGGAGTCTTGGCCGGAAATCGAGATGTACCCCTCCCTCAATGAGGCGCTGCAGCGCAAGTTCCCGGGCCAGCCCGAGGTCACCATCGAGTCCTCGGTGGAGGAGCTGAAGCAGCTTGCCGATGTCATCGGTCTCGACGTCCCCGAAAACGGCGGCTGGGGCCACGGCAAGTTGGTCGAGGAAATCTGGGAGGTCCTCTGCGAGGACCAGCTGGAAGGTCCCATCTTTGTGAAGAACTTCCCGGTGGAGACCTCCCCGCTGGTGCGCAGCCACCGCTCCCAGCCGGGTGTGACCGAGAAGTGGGACCTCTACGTCCGCGGCTTCGAGCTCGCCACCGGCTACTCTGAGCTGGTGGACCCGGTGGTCCAGCGCGAGCGCTTTGAGGACCAGGCGCGCCTGGCCGCCGGCGGTGACGACGAAGCCATGGTGCTCGACGAGGACTTCCTCGCCTCCATGGAGCAGGGCATGCCGCCGACGTCCGGCACCGGCATGGGCATCGACCGCCTGCTGATGGCCCTGACCGGTCTGGGCATCCGCGAGACGGTGCTCTTCCCGATTGTGAAGCCGGAGGCGTAA